One genomic window of bacterium includes the following:
- a CDS encoding radical SAM protein, whose translation MKKRSPRDSNSCQNPGPIQEAPKLLFADEKGVIYEHPYLLAMGMAGEELVLPKLEEWIPLPEMSKLFFVPGCPPVGVDPQDGSLVCLETEKVGCKRVRCSAVAAFLEPGYVRTLLPAFTSSTRTYVLPLWAYTAVGFAPNGYVTAAFRVEENPRWDPRNFDDRDLLPRVKERLQEKKSPLLSHLAHCALRNHCFAAKNLFMRRWEAPIPVSRKCNARCLGCLSSQPKDSCPPAHGRIRFRPGLEEIVELAQEHLEQAQEPIVSFGQGCEGEPLTEAELIAQAVGTIRARTQLGTLNMNTNGSLPQALRRVVEAGLDSIRVSLNSARPEFYKAYCRPLGFGLEEVEESLVLAREAGLFTMINYLVFPGVSDQEEEWKSLKGLVQRTGVQFLHLKNLCIDPQVYLNAMPKTASSPMGMRRLWEKIRQELPQVRLGYFNQPILKSESRILP comes from the coding sequence ATGAAAAAACGATCCCCAAGAGATTCCAATTCCTGTCAGAATCCAGGCCCAATCCAGGAGGCACCCAAGCTTCTTTTTGCCGATGAAAAAGGAGTCATCTACGAGCACCCTTATCTGCTTGCCATGGGCATGGCTGGTGAAGAGCTGGTGCTACCCAAACTGGAGGAATGGATCCCCTTACCCGAGATGAGCAAGCTTTTTTTTGTACCAGGATGTCCACCTGTAGGTGTGGATCCCCAAGATGGCAGCCTGGTGTGCCTGGAGACGGAAAAGGTAGGATGTAAAAGGGTCAGATGTTCTGCTGTGGCCGCATTCCTGGAGCCCGGGTACGTGCGCACGCTTCTGCCTGCCTTTACAAGCTCAACAAGAACCTATGTGTTACCTCTTTGGGCATACACTGCCGTGGGATTCGCCCCCAATGGATATGTGACAGCTGCCTTCCGGGTGGAGGAGAATCCTCGCTGGGATCCCAGAAACTTCGATGATAGAGATCTTCTCCCCAGGGTGAAGGAGAGACTCCAGGAGAAAAAAAGCCCCCTCTTGAGCCACCTGGCCCATTGCGCACTGAGAAATCACTGCTTTGCCGCCAAGAATCTCTTCATGAGACGGTGGGAAGCCCCCATCCCGGTCAGCAGAAAGTGCAATGCCAGATGTCTGGGCTGCCTTTCGAGTCAGCCCAAGGATTCCTGCCCCCCAGCCCATGGGCGTATTAGATTCAGGCCTGGGCTGGAAGAGATAGTGGAGTTGGCCCAGGAACACCTGGAGCAGGCCCAGGAACCCATTGTTAGTTTTGGGCAGGGCTGCGAGGGGGAGCCTCTCACAGAGGCAGAACTCATAGCCCAGGCCGTCGGTACAATCAGGGCCCGTACCCAGCTGGGCACCTTGAACATGAACACCAACGGCAGTCTTCCTCAGGCTCTCAGAAGGGTGGTTGAGGCAGGGCTGGATTCCATAAGGGTGAGCCTAAACAGCGCACGCCCTGAATTCTACAAAGCCTATTGCAGACCACTGGGCTTTGGCCTGGAGGAGGTGGAGGAATCCCTTGTCTTGGCCAGGGAGGCCGGTCTTTTCACCATGATCAATTACCTGGTTTTCCCGGGTGTCAGTGATCAGGAGGAGGAATGGAAAAGCCTAAAAGGGCTCGTGCAAAGAACAGGTGTCCAGTTCCTTCACCTCAAGAACTTGTGCATTGACCCCCAAGTTTATTTAAATGCCATGCCCAAGACTGCATCATCCCCCATGGGCATGCGCCGGCTGTGGGAGAAAATCCGCCAGGAGCTGCCCCAGGTAAGGCTCGGGTACTTCAATCAGCCGATTCTCAAGTCCGAATCCCGAATTCTTCCCTGA
- a CDS encoding zf-TFIIB domain-containing protein yields MPDPNCPSKSSPLGARCPRCQEKLSPHAMEGFALQVCTLCGGLWIGLEEFKEALKKRPPESLGNHQQRGDTALALWEEGKLACPLCGLSMSKGRYAYSSDVIIDRCEHCGGIWLDRGELARLRAFVHRPVPEDRLLMAQMEAQALKKKAQARELSQARATGAGASLGEILRILKEIFS; encoded by the coding sequence TTGCCAGATCCAAACTGCCCTTCCAAATCTTCGCCTTTGGGTGCCAGGTGCCCCAGATGCCAGGAAAAGCTTTCACCTCACGCCATGGAGGGCTTTGCTCTGCAAGTGTGCACCCTGTGTGGAGGTCTCTGGATAGGCCTGGAGGAGTTCAAAGAAGCTCTAAAAAAGAGGCCCCCAGAATCTTTGGGAAATCACCAGCAAAGAGGAGATACGGCTTTAGCTTTGTGGGAAGAAGGAAAGCTGGCCTGCCCACTTTGCGGCCTGAGCATGAGCAAAGGGCGCTACGCTTACTCCAGCGACGTGATAATAGATAGATGTGAGCACTGTGGCGGAATCTGGCTGGACAGAGGGGAACTGGCTCGCCTGAGAGCCTTTGTACACAGGCCAGTTCCTGAAGATAGGCTCCTCATGGCCCAGATGGAGGCCCAGGCACTCAAGAAGAAGGCTCAGGCCAGGGAATTGTCCCAGGCCCGGGCCACAGGCGCAGGAGCCTCCTTGGGGGAGATCCTTAGAATACTCAAAGAGATTTTTTCTTGA